Part of the Zingiber officinale cultivar Zhangliang chromosome 8A, Zo_v1.1, whole genome shotgun sequence genome, GAATTATAAGAAACATAATTTGTAAATTTTTCTTCCTGTCACAGACACTGAAAATTGAAATTGCAAGAGAAGATAAAACACTTCAGTTAAGCATGACGAACTGATTGCAATGGATCTGATTTATCTTTGTCTGCTTCTCTTTACATATCACCGACATTACCAGCAGAGGCTTTACAAATAAATGTTGAATTTCTAATGCTATATGAAATGTGAATAAAAGTTGACATTCCTTTCACATTCAACTCCCCAGAAGATGTATGTTTTTCTTCAAGAACCGTCTCAAATGAAAAGTGAGGACTGCAGTAGTTCTAGGAGGTATTTGAGTACCTGTTGGGGCGGTTGATCTTGATGGTATCATAGAATAAATTTTGTGTTCATGATTCTCCTCAAATTCCACTAAGCTATTAGGAAGGATGGGGCAGGAGAAGTACATACCTAACAGAAACAACATTAAAGGCTGAAGCCTGAAGCAGGAAGAGTACAAATGCATATACATGAGTAGTTCCTAATCAACTACCTCAGCACACCCCGCATAATAAAGACCTTTCTCTATGGCAAACTCAAGCATACCCTACTCTTTTTGAGAGAGAGTAATAAATGATCATTTTTTTCTTCAAAGTAATACAATCTCAGCACATACAAAAGCTCACCTCACTTTGCTtaaagcatattaatgtttgacagAGAATAGGCTTTCTTTTAATAGTCTGGATACATTTTGCAGTGCTATCATCACATGCGACAACATGAGGAAGATGGTTAGCAGTTAGCACCACATGCTGCCTTTTGCTCTTGTAACAGGGAAAAAGCTTCACCTTTACTCCACTCCTGTAGGGCTGGAAGAAAACAAGAGTGTGTTAAAGTGATGTGCTTGCAATCTGGAGAAATGGTTGCTTTTAATTCCTATTGTGTGGATGTTTTCTGCTATTACTACTACACTTTTAGTTGTACTAATTTTACAATGCTAAGTATTTGCTTATGTTCTTTGCTACCACCATTCTTGACAAAGTAATCAGTGACTCTTAATTCATTGACATTAAACAATTATTTCCACAATTAGAAAAGCTTTcttactatagataaataattCTTAATTAGTCGCTTTAACAATTTGCATTGACTAGTGATCTAAAGTTAAGTGATTAAATATACAAAGTAAGATAACTATAATACAAAGGTGTGCAAGAAGTTTAGCGAATTTGGTAATTTCTACTTTTCCACATTAGAATTAGTCCTAAATAAAACCTCAAGTTAGATGGTTATAAGAAACTGGACAAAAAGCACCTTGATAATCCAAACCAGTTAAATAGTGCAAAAGACAGAAAATTTACAGTAGGCTGTAGAAAGGGTGAATACAAAGAGAATGTGATTGGGGTGGGGGACGAGGGGATAAACATGTCAAAGAGGAGTCCAACCCTTGGACAATTGTGATGATAACATGCCAAATTAGTCTATGTTTGATAGTTAGTATAATAGCATTTTTAATAGACAATTGTATTTTGATTAGAACTATCCATAAAGAAATATAAACCAGGTCGGTTTGAATGAAAACTATCCTAGCTTGAACCACGTAGAGGCTATGGCCATAACTACATACCACTTAACAAATGTGATGGTTGCAAGAATCCTCCAAAGTCATTTGAAGAAAGCAAGCACCAATTAGAAAGTTCAGTGTGCTTGAGTATTATATGCAGACTTTTGTTTATGGTTTAGATAATCTAGTTCAATTTTTCAAATGTTATCAAGTGATGTCATACTTTTAAGTTCTAtctacaaaaatataaaaaatacttttcaaatgTACAAATAATTGGAAACATTGGAAGGAACAAATTATAATCTCCCAACAATAtgacaaaaaaaattaacaacCATGTATAAAGAAGTGATTTCATATATCTCACTGAGACAATGTGAACTACTTATCAACTATAGGGAAACAAGTGTAGGAACATATAATCTCCTAATAATATAGTTACTTTTAACAATAGCAACAGACTAATCATCTAACATTCGTGTTCAAACTCAGTTTGAGAGTTGATTGCAAACAATTTAGATCCATACAAGTAAAAACAAAATAATTCCGTGAacataagtttgaaaaaaaagcagtggatttcagtttctaattaaaattttaaaagcatgtttgatAGATCAAAACAaagaattctttttaaaaaattgaaaatgcaCACACGCACAATGATCTAAGTATTTTCATTAACTAACCAGTGTTCTTTTCAATTTCTAGATTTTGATAATGCAActaataaataaatcaataaattgCAAGGAAAGGGTTACCCGTGAAAATAAAGGCATCTGTGAATCTAACTTCCCATAATTAATTCCTAAAGCTTAAGATGGctagcaaatgaaaaaaaaaaaatattacctaGAGTATAAAAGATAGTTTAATTCATTTCAATGTCTTTggagaatttttataaataagaattatttttaaaaaaaatattacaagcAGCTCTCAAAAATAAGAGTTGAGAGAAACTATCAAAACTCCTTTTTTATTTTGATGGTTATTTCTAGTTTGAAGGTCAATTTATGCCAACTAAACTTTCTTTGTTTCTTTCAGTTTCCACAAAGGCCTTATATCTGTAGGGGGAAAAAACAGTAAAGTGGCAACCATTCAACTGCAAATATTTGTGTTTGTGCATGTGTATTGTGTGTGTACAACTACAATCATATGACCAAATGCAAGGAAACATAGAAGTCTGCTAATTTGCATACAGAATGAGGAGGGATAGAATATTACCGCTTGACATTGAGCATTTCCTTGGCCTCTTTTTCTTCCTGCATCAGCTCCTCACTCATGTACTTGCTCAGCAgttccttcttcttgttctccacAACCATCCTCTCAATCTCCTTATCATCTGGAAGAGGCACATGTACCACAAACTCCTGTTGCTTGTTCTTCTCTAGCTCCTCCCGCTCtctctccttcctctcctcctccacAACATCCTCGACCTCTTCCATCAGCAATGACACAGCCACAGAGGCATCTGTGGGTTCCACACTTGCGACCTCACCACTCTTGACCATCCTCATAGCCTCACTCTGGATGGCTTTGATGCGCTCGAACTCCTGGATCAATTGATGGCGCATCTCTTCCTGTGAAGTAGCCTCTAGCTTCTCCAAGATGCCGTCCTCATCGTCACGATAGCCGTAGTAACTAGCATCGATGCGCTTATAGATCTCATAGCGGGTGCGGCGCCTCTTGACCTCAGGGGGTTTCTCAAAGAGCTCGCGAACACCAGGAAGCTTTTTGGCAGCACCAAAGTATCGGTATCCGGGGCCACGCCCGCTGGGGTTAGGGACGTCAATGATGTTCCCGTCGAGATCGGTCATCTTGGCAGCGTGCTTGGTGTAGTTGGGGCCGCCGAGGTCGACGATGCGGCGCTCCCAGTGGACGCGCTCGCGGAGGAGCTTGTTGATCTCGTCGTTGAGGTCGCGAAGGCGATGCTCGCCGAGGCCCTCGTTCTGGATCTCGGAGACCTTGATGCCGATCTCGCGTAGGATCTCGGAGCGCCATTTGTGGGCGTCGGCCAGGTCGCGGCACTCGGAAGCCAGGTACGGGCGGCGCTCCTTGGGCTTCCTTTTTTCCTCAGACTTCATGTCCACCCATCGATTCAACATCGACTGCGCCTTCTCCTCGTTGCGAGCCATGGCTGCCTTCTGTCTCCGGCGGAGGTGCAGGAAATCGACTACTAGAAAACAAGAGATGGGAGAGCAGCTAGGGATTCTCCTCCGGTGGGAGATGTGTGTTGAGAAAGGCCGGCGGGTGGAAACTGATTAAAATCTTACTGGGCGGCGGGacaagggagtttttattttcttaGGGTTTGGGACTTGGGAGAGAAGCTTTTGAGGGTGTTTAAGATGTTATTTTTCTAAGCACagaaaagaaaaatgtaaattatattaatatttccAAATAATACAacgtattttttataaaataataattccCCCCGATAAATTCtaattattttgttatttttaaaaattaaatattttttaaaaaacaattattTATAAAAGTTAATGAATTagataatatttaataaaattaaatttttgaccGCATTAAAATGTggctaatttatttttaaatttaaaatatctttttgtGGTGAGCAATCTGCATGCTCAAAGCCTCAAACCAAACGCTCGAACCAAATTAAATTACAACAAATAGATAGAAGTTTTAATTCTTTCATCAAACACTTTTTAATTCTAAAAGTGTTTGATGATTAAAAAAATCTTATACTCCTATCGAATTGATATTATTATATTCTTAATGATATTCCTTTAATtcattcaaattttttaaaaatttatggtataaaaaaatatttatgatataaaAAACTCATATTTGTATCAAATGAGAATGATTACACCATAGTGTTCCTCAAAATATCTCCATgttttctt contains:
- the LOC122009520 gene encoding pre-mRNA-splicing factor ISY1 homolog → MARNEEKAQSMLNRWVDMKSEEKRKPKERRPYLASECRDLADAHKWRSEILREIGIKVSEIQNEGLGEHRLRDLNDEINKLLRERVHWERRIVDLGGPNYTKHAAKMTDLDGNIIDVPNPSGRGPGYRYFGAAKKLPGVRELFEKPPEVKRRRTRYEIYKRIDASYYGYRDDEDGILEKLEATSQEEMRHQLIQEFERIKAIQSEAMRMVKSGEVASVEPTDASVAVSLLMEEVEDVVEEERKEREREELEKNKQQEFVVHVPLPDDKEIERMVVENKKKELLSKYMSEELMQEEKEAKEMLNVKRPTGVE